The following coding sequences are from one Passer domesticus isolate bPasDom1 chromosome 11, bPasDom1.hap1, whole genome shotgun sequence window:
- the FOXL2 gene encoding forkhead box protein L2 — protein sequence MMSNYPDGEEDTVALLAHDTGGSKEPDRGKEELSADKGPEKPDPSQKPPYSYVALIAMAIRESAEKRLTLSGIYQYIISKFPFYEKNKKGWQNSIRHNLSLNECFIKVPREGGGERKGNYWTLDPACEDMFEKGNYRRRRRMKRPFRPPPTHFQPGKTLFGPDSYGYLSPPKYLQSTFMNNSWPLAQPPAPMPYTSCQMSGGNVSPVNVKGLSGPASYSPYSRVQSMALPSMVNSYNGVGHHHHHHPHAHHPQQLSPASPAPPAAPAANGAGLQFACARQPAELSMMHCSYWEHDSKHSALHSRIDI from the coding sequence ATGATGAGCAACTACCCGGACGGCGAGGAGGACACGGTGGCGCTGCTGGCTCATGACACCGGCGGCAGCAAGGAGCCGGATCGGGGCAAGGAGGAGCTGAGCGCGGACAAGGGCCCCGAGAAGCCGGACCCCTCGCAGAAGCCCCCCTATTCCTACGTGGCCCTGATCGCCATGGCCATTCGGGAGAGTGCGGAGAAGAGGCTTACGCTGTCCGGGATCTACCAGTACATCATCAGCAAGTTCCCTTTCTACgaaaagaacaagaaaggcTGGCAGAACAGCATCCGCCACAACCTCAGCCTCAACGAGTGCTTCATCAAGGTGCCCCGGGAGGGCGGCGGCGAGCGCAAGGGCAACTACTGGACCCTGGACCCCGCCTGCGAGGACATGTTCGAGAAGGGCAACTACCGCAGAAGACGAAGGATGAAACGGCCTTTCCGGCCGCCTCCGACCCACTTCCAGCCTGGCAAGACCCTCTTCGGCCCCGACAGCTACGGCTACCTGTCCCCGCCCAAGTACTTGCAGTCCACCTTCATGAACAACTCGTGGCCGCTGGCGCAGCCCCCCGCGCCCATGCCCTACACGTCCTGCCAGATGTCTGGTGGGAACGTCAGCCCTGTCAATGTGAAAGGACTCTCGGGCCCGGCGTCCTACAGCCCCTACTCGCGGGTGCAGAGCATGGCGCTGCCCAGCATGGTGAACTCCTACAACGGCGTgggccaccaccaccaccaccacccgCACGCCCAccacccccagcagctcagcccggccagccccgcgccgcccgcggccccggcggcaAACGGAGCCGGCCTCCAGTTTGCCTGCGCCCGTCAGCCCGCCGAGCTGTCCATGATGCACTGTTCTTACTGGGAGCACGACAGCAAACACAGCGCCCTGCACTCCCGCATAGACATCTAG